The Streptomyces sp. CC0208 genome window below encodes:
- a CDS encoding DUF475 domain-containing protein has translation MVLKTFGWSFAVTALGLVAAVLYGGWEGFGVVAILSILEISLSFDNAVVNAGILKKMNAFWQRIFLTVGVLIAVFGMRLVFPVVIVAISAKMGPIEAVDLALNNKDHYQELVTDAHPAIAAFGGMFLLMIFLDFIFEDRDIQWLRWIERPLAKLGKVDMLSVCIALVVLLITAFTFATHAHQHGGAHVDKAQTVLISGIAGLITYMVVGGLSGYFEDKLEEDEEREHEEEERAEREGKSKSAVLMAGKAAFFMFLYLEVLDASFSFDGVIGAFAITNDIVLMALGLGIGAMYVRSLTVYLVRQGTLDDYVYLEHGAHYAIGALAVILMVTIQYEIHEIITGLVGVLLIGWSFLSSVRRNRALAAAEGKAQGSDEKTEVSSGV, from the coding sequence CACCGCGCTCGGCTTGGTCGCTGCGGTCCTCTACGGGGGGTGGGAGGGCTTCGGTGTCGTGGCGATCCTCTCCATCCTCGAGATCTCCCTGTCGTTCGACAACGCGGTGGTCAACGCCGGAATCCTGAAGAAGATGAACGCCTTCTGGCAGCGCATCTTCCTCACCGTGGGCGTCCTGATCGCCGTGTTCGGCATGCGGCTGGTCTTCCCCGTCGTGATCGTCGCGATCAGCGCCAAGATGGGGCCCATCGAGGCGGTCGACCTCGCCCTGAACAACAAGGACCACTACCAGGAGCTGGTCACCGACGCGCACCCGGCGATCGCCGCGTTCGGTGGCATGTTCCTGCTGATGATCTTCCTGGACTTCATCTTCGAGGACCGGGACATCCAGTGGTTGCGCTGGATCGAGCGGCCGCTGGCCAAGCTCGGCAAGGTCGACATGCTGTCGGTCTGCATCGCGCTGGTCGTCCTCCTGATCACCGCCTTCACCTTCGCGACCCACGCCCACCAGCACGGCGGCGCGCATGTCGACAAGGCGCAGACCGTCCTGATCTCCGGTATCGCGGGTCTGATCACGTACATGGTGGTCGGCGGACTCTCCGGCTACTTCGAGGACAAGCTCGAAGAGGACGAGGAACGCGAGCACGAGGAGGAGGAACGGGCCGAGCGCGAGGGCAAGTCCAAGTCGGCGGTCCTGATGGCCGGCAAGGCCGCGTTCTTCATGTTCCTCTACCTGGAGGTCCTGGACGCCTCCTTCTCCTTCGACGGTGTGATCGGCGCGTTCGCCATCACCAACGACATCGTCCTGATGGCCCTGGGCCTGGGCATCGGCGCGATGTACGTCCGGTCCCTGACCGTGTACCTGGTCCGCCAGGGCACCCTCGACGACTACGTCTACCTGGAGCACGGCGCCCACTACGCGATCGGCGCCCTCGCCGTGATCCTCATGGTCACCATCCAGTACGAGATCCACGAGATCATCACCGGCCTGGTCGGGGTCCTCCTGATCGGCTGGTCCTTCCTGTCCTCCGTACGGCGCAACAGGGCGCTCGCGGCCGCGGAGGGAAAAGCCCAGGGCTCGGACGAGAAGACTGAGGTCTCGTCCGGGGTGTGA